A region from the Candidatus Binatia bacterium genome encodes:
- a CDS encoding class I SAM-dependent methyltransferase, which yields MAKKKDKKHKDKDNSGKKGKRTMAEKADRHALYEDSVQCPEEDVEFFGDTFKKLRGHKALVLREDFCGTAKMAIEWCLSHPDRTAIGVDLDQPTIDWGREHHFLPNARKLGDRLTVHTANVLEPRAEKADVTAACNFSFCVFKQREELKQYLSLARDGLTKDGLLFLEIYGGTEATAVTDEERECDGYEYVWDQNKFNPLTAETLCYIHFRFPDGSSIEKAFTYDWRLWSIPELIDLLGEVGFAGTKVYWEQLEDDDDDDDEEMLYGSGEYEDMTGKDVEQQESFLVYVVGIK from the coding sequence GTGGCGAAGAAGAAAGACAAGAAGCACAAGGACAAAGACAACTCGGGTAAGAAGGGGAAGCGGACGATGGCCGAGAAGGCCGACCGCCATGCCCTCTACGAAGACTCCGTCCAATGTCCCGAGGAAGACGTCGAATTCTTCGGGGATACGTTCAAGAAGCTTCGCGGTCACAAGGCTCTCGTCTTACGTGAAGATTTCTGCGGCACCGCCAAGATGGCGATCGAATGGTGTCTCAGTCATCCGGATCGAACCGCGATCGGAGTCGATCTCGATCAGCCGACCATCGACTGGGGACGCGAGCATCATTTTCTTCCCAACGCCCGAAAGCTCGGTGATCGTCTCACGGTTCACACCGCGAACGTCCTCGAGCCGCGCGCGGAGAAGGCCGACGTCACCGCCGCCTGCAATTTCAGCTTCTGCGTCTTCAAGCAGCGCGAAGAGCTGAAGCAGTATCTCTCCCTTGCGCGGGACGGTCTCACCAAGGACGGACTTCTCTTCCTCGAGATCTACGGCGGCACCGAAGCTACCGCAGTCACCGACGAAGAACGAGAGTGCGACGGGTACGAGTACGTCTGGGATCAAAACAAGTTCAACCCGCTGACCGCCGAGACGCTTTGCTACATCCACTTCCGCTTCCCCGACGGCTCCAGCATCGAAAAGGCCTTCACCTACGATTGGCGCCTCTGGTCGATCCCCGAGCTCATCGACCTGCTGGGGGAAGTCGGTTTCGCCGGCACCAAGGTCTACTGGGAACAACTCGAAGACGACGACGACGATGACGACGAAGAAATGCTCTACGGCTCCGGCGAATACGAAGACATGACCGGCAAAGACGTAGAACAACAGGAAAGCTTCCTCGTCTACGTTGTCGGCATCAAGTAG